The sequence TATTAGGATAAAGTTGAATTTtggaaataatcttaaaattaagaaaaaaaatcctgaaaactaacacaatacttcaaaaatatagaaatatcagAAATTTTCCTAATATATCAGATAATAGGGAAAATACCTTAATGGAAGTAAacctaaaatatattaaaatactatTATCAGTAAATTAGCATAATCTACAAACTACAGGAAAGCTTATCCCAAAAGAGGCTGAAATACCTAAAGGCAAATTCTTGTTATTGGAATGGAATTCTGAATACAATAAATATGTCAATTGTTTGCAAATTAAATTTGAAGTTTAATGGAGTATTGAATAAATTCGTAGTATTTTTCTTGCAACAAGGCTAGATGATTCTGAAGTTTGTTTGAAAGAGTAACCTGGCACCTGACATAAAAGTATTGTAgacagaaataacattttttctactcattatttaagcattttatgcagatagataaataaagatatggcacaaaaaataaaaatttgacagCATAAAAATTTTgagcttttgaacagtggtgttggagaagactcttgagagtcacttggactgcaaggagatccaaccagtcaatcctaaaggaaatcagtcctgaatattcattggaaggactgatgctgaagctgaaactccaatattttggccacctgatgcgaagaactggctcattggaaaagaccctgatgctgggaaagattgaaggtgggaggagaaggggactacagaggatgagatggttggatggcatcactgactcaatggacacgagtttgtgtaaactctgggagttggtgatggacagggaggcctggtgtgctgcagtccatgggttgcaaagagtcagacacgactgagtgactgaactgaactaaatggaaCTGAATATCGTGGAATAGATGATCATTTATAATATGATCAAggaaatatctttaaaaactgAGCAAGATATAGCTCTAAAGATATAGTTTACATAGTTCTAAAATGACGTACATAAAATCAACCAATATTGTTATAAAGAAAACTTAGAAAGCAAATAAATGTCCAAAAATGGGCAAGTATTTAAAGACCCATTTCCATTTGGTGGACTATTTTGATTTGCTGAGAATGATTGATGTTGGAAAATGTATTAATACATTAGACATTTACATGAAAAATGTATGTTAGACACTGAAGAGTCTATATTTAGACTCTGTAATaagaaattccatttttattaaatttatgtaagtaaaataataagataaatgAAGTATAAACAATGATTACTGATAACAATGGTTATAAAATCTTTTAGTTGAAGGAGCAGCAAAGGTCCAGATAACTAATGTttagaaataacaataataatgtttTGTGCAGAGAAACACTGAAGCTTTGTAATTTTTACACTTTTTgatcattttcaaatttcttgGTCAAAGCCTCGGGAGCTCAGCAGACTTTCTCCAGCCCTTTGCTTTAGGTCTATAATGAATTAACTACACTGAGATATAAAGGGGACCATCCTTACACCCTGCTCCCTACAGATCACATCTAAGGGAATAATCCTAACCTTGATTAGAAGACATACATTGAGAGCCATAGCTACTCCCAAGAGGCATGACTGCCAAAACAAAATCAACTTTTATTTAGCTCCTTACCTTCTAGAGAATTCTAGTCCTCAGAGAACAGAGTAACAATGTAACAATTTATTTAATGAGGCACAATGAGACTTTGATCCTGGAAACTTCTGAAGCTGtaatggttttctttctttgtacatATTTGGCAATTTGGCTTAATCAGTAATAGAGGAAGTACAGCTGTTATCTTCCAGAGATCTCATGAGTGATTTTGTCTCCCTGCCCTTCCTGGGGGCAGAGCTCCCATCTTTTAACAATTGTTCACAGGAGAAACGGAAAAGGAGTCAGTGTAAGTTGACTCTAGTGATACAACTTGGGAAGCCAGAGAATCCTTGTAAGTGCAGGAAAAAATGAGATAAATGAGCTATGGAGGGAGGATCCCTATGAATGGAATCAACTTTCAAGGTTCCTAacagagataaagaaataaaagttcagCAAAACCGAGACTTTCCAGTTTTAAGAACTTGGCAACAGTTTTAGCATCAACTGTGGCCTATTGTTTCTTAATATGGTTTATCTGCtttggctttcagttcagtcacatggGCTGCCCCTTCCCTCGTCTCCCGCATTTTCTCCTGTTTATCTTCCATATCCACTTcagcttttccttttgtttctgtttctcttacCTTCCACTATCAACAATTTCTAGTCAAACTCTTTCATTCAGGAAATAATTAGCAAGGATTACTCTAAATTCAACATTTAACTGTGTTCTGGAATAAAGGAAGGGATGAGATGTTATTCCTTCCATCAAAGAGGGGAATAAgaccaaaaaactaaaagtaataTCCCATGATAAGGACTTCCCTACCAAATTGGGGTAAGGTTCATATACAGTCTAGATTTATGGTTTCTCTTGATGGTTTGAAAGATTAGACACCTTGAGGACCATATTCCCACTGGGCAAAAAGTAGTTGGAGCCAGACAGCTACTATCCCTTTAAAAGGAGCatacggggacttccctggtggtccagtggttaagactccacgctcctaatgcagggggcctgggttcaatccctggtcaggaaactagatcccacatgtcaccactaagagtttacatgctgcaactaaaaaaaaaaagaaaagaaaagatcctgcatgtcacccCTAATACCCGgtacagccagataaataaatatttttttaaaaatctcacagTAGGCAAAACAGTGTCGACAGACTGCAATAAAAACTGTTCAGCTGTGTCAGGGAGCGGGAGGGCAATAAAGACTAGGGTAAAATAGAGTATGCTCCCTGAGAAAAATGTTGGAATGAGTCTTGATGGAGGAATTGGAATTTTCAAGGTACGAGCTATCCTGGCAGAAGAAATTGGGGTGTAAAAATGTGGAGTCataataagtgaaagaagccagacacagataCATAAAAGGTTACGTATTGTGTGGttttatttacatgaaatatccaggACAGACAAATATGTAGAGGCAGaaggtagattagtggttgccagagattAGAGGAAAGGTAAATGGTGAATGACTGCTTGATGGGTACGAGGTTTTCTTTTAGGATAGCAAAAAATTTCTGGAACTAAATATTGGCGATGTTCATACAACACTGTGACTATACCAAGTGCCATGAAATTGTATACTTTCAAATGATCACAgttgtgaattttatgttatatgagttttatcacaatttttaagAAGTGCATTGCATACTTACGATATGAAAAATAATCCTAAATGCCTGGAGAACAATGTGGGGTAGATGAAGAACAGTAAAAGATGAAATTGGCTTGGCAAGACAAAAATCAGTAAGTGCCCTGTTATACAGTTAGTGTATTTCTAAATTTAATACAAAACCGGTCCAATATCTGACGAAAGGAAACTATGATACATGAGTAGGTTTACATTGTAGAAAGATCTCTCTGGGGCCAATGCAATAATTGTGCTGGAGACATTCTAGTCTCCTGTCATTTCAGAGGAAGAGATGATGAGGGACCACAGAGATGGGATAGAAGTAGTGGGGAAATAATTGAAATATCTGAGAGACACAGTGCATAAGAATAAGCCAGTACTTACTGAATATTTGTTCATGATGGGGAAACCAGAATTCAGAACCAGGgatgtttccatttcttggctgtttcattgcaacactatttacaatagtcaggacatggaaagaacctaaatgtccatcaacagatgaatggacaaagaagatgtggtgcatatatacaatggaatattactcagcccctaaaaggaatgaaataggaTCACCtgtagagacgtggatggacctagagtctcatacagagtgaagtaagtgagaaagagagaaacaaacataGTGTAtcaacgcatatatgtggaatctggaaaaatggcacagatgaatttatttccaaggcaggaatagagacacagatgtccaGAACAGACATGTAGACACAGGggcagaaggggagggtgggacgaactgggagattaggattgacatatatacgctgccatatgtaaaatagatagctagtgggaacctggtataaagcacaggaagcttGGCTGGCTTCTCTGTGATGACCAAGAGGGGTGGGATAAGGGAAGTGGAAGGGAGGTCCAACAGGGAGGGTTAGGGTTAGGCTTCTCTGGGTGGGCTTATTTTAATCATAGCATTCCTTATAAAGGAGGCAGAAGATCAAAGAGACAGAAGACCATGAGATGATGGAAACAAGAGGTTGGAGTAATGTGAACAAAGGGACCAAAGAATACAGACAGCATCCAGAAACTGGAAAAGACAGATTCCACTACAGAGCCTCCAGAAGAAGCCAACCatgccaacaccttgactttagCTCAGTGAAACTGATTTCAAAAGTAGACTCtggaactgtaagaaaatacGCTGGTGTTGCTTTGTGTTAGGCacctcagatgtgtctgactctttgagaccccatggactgtagcccaccaggctcctctgtccatcggattctccaggtaagaatactggagagggttgccatgccctcctccgggggctctgcccaacccaggggttgaacccgggtctctggctttgcaggcagattctttattgctgagtcacTGTTGCTTTAAGCAGCCAGTAAGTGGCAATTTGCCTACCTCGTAGCACTATGAGGAGCAAATGAATTGACGAACAAGCTGGTTAGAACCATGGCTGTATTCTTATTAGCCATGAGCTtcataaaagttttctttttttaaaaaaggaaatttatttggctgtgccaggtcttagttgcggcatgtggaatcaagttgcttgactagggatcaaacctgggcttcctgcactgggagcacagggtTTTAGCCACTGgtccatcagggaaatccctaagTTTTCTTATataattctgcatttctaacaagctttcCAGATGATGCTAATGCTGTGAGTCCATGAGTGACAATGAAGGGCAAGGAGCTACTACATAATTCAATCTCAGAGAAATGGTAGAAATAACGTTGGCTTTGAGGAATAAGATATGACGAACGGCTAGTTTGCATACTGAAGTGGGGACAGTGGCAAAAAGAGATTGGCTACATTTTTAATCCTCTGAACTTTTGGGCTATACTGACCCTGATCCATTAACAAAATATAGGGATGTATTTATATTATGTGTAAACTGTAATATTAACTGTATTTATATGATATGAGAAATATAATCAATAGTAGTTCAATTGGTTGataatgtttatttgtttgtatttttttattgccTCTTTCAAGACAGTCACACCAGCTATATGGAACAGGAAAATCACACACAGTTTTCAGGATTTCTTCTCCTCGGACTATCAGATGAGGCAGAGTTGCAGCCTCTCCTCTTTTGGCTTTTCCTCTCCATGTACCTGATAACTATTGCTGGAAACCTGCTCATCATTCTGACCACCATCTATgactcccacctccacacacccatgtacttcttcctctccaatttgTCTTTTTCAGACATCTGTTTCACCTCTACCACCATCCCAAAGATGCTGCTGAACCTCTACATCCAGAATAAAGGCATCACCTATGAAGGCTGCCTCACCCAGCTgtattttttcatcctttttgcAGAACTGGACATTTTCCTCCTCTCTGCGATGGCCTATGACCGGTTCGTAGCAATCTGCCATCCACTGCGCTACACAACCAAGATGACCCCCCAGCTCTGTGGCTTGCTGTTGCTGGCATCTTGGATATTGAGTGTCCTGGACTCTTTGCTACGCAGTTTGCTGGTGTTGCGGCTGTCCTTTTGTACTGACTTGGAGATCCCCCATTTCTTCTGTGAAATCAATCAGGTTATCCAACTTGCCTGTTCTGATAATCTTCTCAGTATCATAGAGATGTATTTTGCCACTGTGCTCATGGGCATTATTCCCCTCTCTGGCATTGTTGTTTCTTATTCTCAGATTGTCTCCTCCATACTGAGGATTACATCAGCAAGGGGGAAGTGCAAGGCATTTTCCACCTGTGGGTCTCATCTTTcagttgtttgcttgttttatggCACAGGTCTTGGGGTGTACCTCAGTTCTGCCACTACCCAAAATTCCAGAACCAGCGCAATAGCCTCTGTGATGTACACTGTGGTCACGCCAATGCTGAATCCATTTATTTACTCTCTGAGGAACAAGGACATAAAGGGGGCTCTGAAAAGTCTTTTCACCACTCTCGCTTTCAATGAGTGACAGGAGTGTTTACCTTGGGGCTAGAGAAGTTGTCATAAGTAGCCAAGAAGAAGATTGGCATCCAAAAAGCCTGATATTTTTGCTGTCTtcagatgtcttttttttcctttttatttacccCATGTCCCTTAAATCAATGATAccacatgttttattttctaacattgcttttttttaacattgctttgatgtattgatatttctttcttcattgttTCTCAACTTTTTCAATATTTCAGGTTTTCCCTTTCCAACCTAAATCACAATATCCTGATGCCCTGAAAAAAATGCTGCCTTTGAAATGAAAGCAGCAAAAACAATTACAAcagaaaaattttttattctttcaggaACATGAGAAAAATTTCAGAGTAAATATACACAGACACTCAAGGGTAGTAGTTTTGCTGAATAAGTCATGGTAAAGTTCAGCCACACAAACAGGTGAACTGACATTGTAAATGCAGAAAATTCAGGATATATAGTCAGAAGGAAACTTtggaaatagttttaaaaatctactttattttctaaaacgTTGATAACTTTAGTTTGAAGTAAATGTTCGTAAGTAAGGCATAATATTATCATCCAAATGTTACTCGTGGTTTCCCATTATTCTCTGACTCTCCTTCACTTCTGAAGTTTTATTCCAATATTAGTTTTACAAGGTCTAACATAAAAGTATAAGAGTTAAAATCAGAAAcagcattttatttaataaaaactaTCAAGAAACTATTATCAGTAGAATTTTATAAGGAATATGAGCATAAGGATTAGCTTTTTGTAATACTGCACGCCAACAAATCCCCTACTTCTGTTTAGATATGAAATAATACATATACTGGGTCACCAGAGTCACAGGTAGGGCTATGGTAAAAGAATTTCCACAGCTAATCAACACTTTTACACTGTGCTACATAAATCTTTGATCTTCTTtcattttagcaaatatttattgaacgcCAGTTCTGTGCTACTCTTGTTCTAAACCCTGATAACAGAGCATCTAACAAGATGATCAAGGTATGTGCTCTCAGGGAGCTCACCTTCTAGGGAGAGGAAATACACAGCAAGTAAACAAGTTTTCAAACTTAGCGTAATTTCAATCAGAATTAAGGGCTATGAGGAAAATCTCACAGGAAGATGAGAGAGTGAAAGGGCCCTACAGCACAGAGTGGTAAAGGGTTATTTCTTCCGCTCTCTGTCCTTCTTCACACCGGTGCACACCTGACCCTGCGAGGTCCCAGAGGAGGCCTTCATTTGATAAAATTCCAGGATTTCTTCTTCCAGTTGTCTCCTCTCCTCCTCAAGTCTCATTGTCTCCTCTTGTTGGACCTTCTTAAGATGTTCAAACTTGTCCTGTAGCTGTAAAACAAACCCGCAGTTGTGACTCAAAGCACCCTATGGGGGCACATCCCCAGGaacctgtttctttccttctgattATCAAACCTACCCTAATCATTAGAATAGCACTTGATCTTAATAGTAGTCTCAAAAGTATCTCTGCTGGAGTCATATCGCtggtaaagacattttcagacctGAGGGCAAATGAGCATCTACATACAAGGGCAAGAAGAATGATTGGAAAGGCTGGGGATGTGAGATTGTGGTATTTATAAATGATAGCAAAATCACTGAGAAACTTTTTTACTTAAAGAtgtgctatatgtatacatatacatacatacaatggaacattacctgttaaaaagaaaaagagagagagaccttgCCTTTTGAGACAACATGAaaggacctggagggtattatgctaagtaaataagtcagaggtagataatagataagaaagagaaagataaataccatatgattttacttatacagggaatctaaagaaaacaattcaaatgaataaacataatgaaacagaaacacactcatagatacagagaaaaaactggtggttgccagaggagagGGATGAATGAAATAGGTGAAGAAGATTAAAGGATACAAAcgtccagttataaaataataagtcatggggatgtaatgtacagcatacaGAATATagtgaataatattttaataactttctaTGCTGACAAAtggtgcatgcgtgcatgctaagtcgcttcagtcgtgtctgactctgtgtaaccctctgaactgtagcctgccaggctcctctgtccatgggattctccaggcaaaaatat is a genomic window of Bubalus kerabau isolate K-KA32 ecotype Philippines breed swamp buffalo chromosome 23, PCC_UOA_SB_1v2, whole genome shotgun sequence containing:
- the LOC129637720 gene encoding olfactory receptor 7A10-like, coding for MEQENHTQFSGFLLLGLSDEAELQPLLFWLFLSMYLITIAGNLLIILTTIYDSHLHTPMYFFLSNLSFSDICFTSTTIPKMLLNLYIQNKGITYEGCLTQLYFFILFAELDIFLLSAMAYDRFVAICHPLRYTTKMTPQLCGLLLLASWILSVLDSLLRSLLVLRLSFCTDLEIPHFFCEINQVIQLACSDNLLSIIEMYFATVLMGIIPLSGIVVSYSQIVSSILRITSARGKCKAFSTCGSHLSVVCLFYGTGLGVYLSSATTQNSRTSAIASVMYTVVTPMLNPFIYSLRNKDIKGALKSLFTTLAFNE